The sequence below is a genomic window from Rhodospirillales bacterium.
GCATTTGCCACTTTCGGGGTCGCCACGGACCACCAATCGATCCCAGCTAAGGGGGACGCCCGCCACCTGTAAATTCAGATCATATTGATCCGACCAGAACCACGGCACTTCTGAATAAGGCGTTGGCTCACCCACCATGTTCCGCGCAACCGCAATGCCGCCATTTTGCGCATTGGCCCAGGATTCAAGACGCACATGACGGCCAAGAATGGGATTGAAATGAAAGGCAACATCCCCGGCGGCATAAATGTCTGCATCCGAACTGCGGCCAAATTCATCCACCTTGATTCCGTTTTCAACGTCTAGGCCCGCATTGGCGGCAATTTCTTGATTGGGCAAAATACCAATGCCCGCCACCACCAGATCGGCGGCAATGGTTTCCCCATCCGTGCAGATCACTTCCGCGACATGGCCATTGCCATCAAGACGTTCCACCGAAACCCCGGTCAAAACATCGACCCCCTTTGATCGATGCAAATCCGCCACCATCGCACCAACGGCCGGGTCTGCCACCCGGGCCAGAATTTGATCGGCCAATTCCACCACGGTGACCCGGGCACCGCGTTGGCGCGCACTGGCGGCCACCTCCAACCCGATGAAGCCACCACCCACCACCACCACATGCACGCCATCCCTTAATTTCGGGCGCAGTGCCAGGGTGTCATCAATGCTGCGGATATAATGCACCCCTGAAAGTTCTGCACCGGGGCACGAAAGACGCCGCACCCGGCCCCCGGTGGCAATCAGCAACCGATCATAGGCGACCACATCCCCATCAATCAGCTGAACCTTGTGGGCGGCACGATCAATGGATTCCACGCCCGCGCTCAAACGGGTTTCAATCCGGTTTTCTGCATAAAATTCAGCCCCATTGAGAAAGGTCTTTTCCACCCCATCATCGGTGATCAACAATTCCTTGGACAAAGGCGGGCGTTCATAGGGCAGATATTGTTCATCGCCAATCATGATGATGTCACCGCCATGTTCGGCTGCCCGCATGGCTTCCGCCGCGCGGCCTGCGGCATGGCCCGCACCAATAATGACAATGCTATCTTTTGACGCCATAAAATCTCTCCCTTTACTGACTCTTATTTAAGCGAGGCTTGCGCCTGGACACACAAGCCGCCATCTGCATTTTTGGCCCAAAGCTGCACGTCTTTATCGCCATCAGCCCGGCCGCAGACGGTGAAATCTGCATCATCGAACACCGGGCTCATGGCCCGAAACTGGAACGCGGCAAGGGCTGCATCGCCAGTGTTGCGCCGGACCAGATC
It includes:
- a CDS encoding FAD-dependent oxidoreductase, giving the protein MASKDSIVIIGAGHAAGRAAEAMRAAEHGGDIIMIGDEQYLPYERPPLSKELLITDDGVEKTFLNGAEFYAENRIETRLSAGVESIDRAAHKVQLIDGDVVAYDRLLIATGGRVRRLSCPGAELSGVHYIRSIDDTLALRPKLRDGVHVVVVGGGFIGLEVAASARQRGARVTVVELADQILARVADPAVGAMVADLHRSKGVDVLTGVSVERLDGNGHVAEVICTDGETIAADLVVAGIGILPNQEIAANAGLDVENGIKVDEFGRSSDADIYAAGDVAFHFNPILGRHVRLESWANAQNGGIAVARNMVGEPTPYSEVPWFWSDQYDLNLQVAGVPLSWDRLVVRGDPESGKCVIFYKMGEKVVGATSFNMGREMRFCRKLVETGREIADSDLGDTDQSLRNLLA